In a genomic window of Thermodesulfobacteriota bacterium:
- a CDS encoding translocation/assembly module TamB domain-containing protein encodes MRYKIPIIFGVLLGILVLILTGAYFLTQTEYFRGFVKRKTEEIVSSSTGQKLTIGSVEGTFFYSIRLRDVSFEVEGEGFVTVDEAELVYSIPAMLNSTFLFGRNVLVDGITLRGADVRLVKYADGTWNFGRIGEKKEKEEDREKETKGPPRWNITAPSVALDGVRLTVDDRESGKVSEYLLNDTELSVRLGNIYEKIEANIKNADFDAVSEGITVRGLSTKALYSPDAAEVANLKVSVNGAEISGNVKAEDLQDTPDFMLDIAAKGYEIKDVGTVSVEAKGRGGYAGPGDIRADLGIVVPESELYGQKVSGRLDGIKMSGTRIDLGDGKIVTGPGELEISGGADIKRILTKEGENSFNVNLKLRNVKTAEVFTLLEEKAHTRPEGINTQLDAVLNSEIKARGSWIEPDDMKASADIARLDIKGSRAGELKLTGKVDYSRTALGLDVRTVLNKLNPGVIANKKDLNGSVTTDLAVKASVPLEGDVVRGMHGAVKGSIKPSHIYNLDIKSGKIDVTYEREVLTARALTIDGDGFKLNVTDGRGGRKGVNLGYELEVKDLALISKFAKGTELAGSLEAKGRVEGEITNPKISIDGDVDGFEMNDNIKAETITITAEGRPDLSDPDIKAEINAGTISVGEREFESVEIDADSEGGKAINVDTVITENDDFKYIVHAAIDDLTGRKKHIEISKLLLDLEDTELENRENISLTIAPDSLVLSSFNLYYNDTSAIADATIFYDGSVEASVNLKDLSLNDVVKVFSPKAEVEGALSADIDASGTMTSPQMRAKINIGNIVYKDFKNDDIDLDVSYLEQNLTLKFDITNGGASILQASGSSNVDLNLKEPGGNIETAPFNLTVTSSGVDLSPLSTLVPEVEKSTGVLVVDLKASGTLGRPVANGQLSMKDAIFKIKSLRNELKIESALVEMNGQKGFLRELVVHSGSNGTGSFTGEIDIPAMTFDLKGDLKDFLIRPKNMAGRLSGNIDVDGEGSRIALKGSLTVSRARITIPETEEKQVEEIKFVDEREDEFTVQAGKPSDYFKQNIAMDLRVRMRRNNWVRGRGANIELRGDLDIKKEYEQDMRIVGNISTIRGTYENFGKLFRIVQGNVSFSGTPDINPFLDIRALYRVSGVEIYINISGTAKKPVVELTSDPPMSETDMVSYIVFGAPSDQIGASDRASIQGVASGLAGGVAAAQLEKMLGSKFKLDVVSIGSGTQGPELEVGKYLTEDLYFAVERQTTQSLADSTTITQTKVIVEYTIFKNVSINGDIGGENPGVDVFYNFNY; translated from the coding sequence ATGCGCTACAAGATTCCCATCATATTCGGGGTCCTGTTGGGGATCCTGGTCCTTATCCTGACGGGGGCGTACTTTCTCACCCAGACGGAATATTTCAGGGGCTTCGTAAAACGGAAGACGGAAGAGATAGTGAGCTCGTCCACGGGGCAGAAGCTCACTATAGGAAGCGTCGAGGGGACATTCTTTTACAGCATAAGACTGAGGGACGTGTCGTTCGAGGTGGAGGGCGAGGGGTTCGTCACGGTGGACGAGGCGGAGCTCGTCTATTCGATCCCGGCGATGCTGAATTCGACCTTTCTCTTCGGAAGGAACGTGCTCGTGGACGGCATTACCCTCAGGGGCGCGGACGTGAGGCTCGTAAAGTACGCCGACGGGACCTGGAACTTCGGCAGGATAGGCGAAAAGAAAGAAAAGGAAGAAGACAGGGAAAAGGAAACGAAGGGGCCGCCCCGGTGGAACATAACCGCCCCGAGCGTCGCGCTCGACGGCGTAAGGCTGACAGTGGACGACAGGGAGAGCGGGAAGGTGTCGGAATACCTACTTAACGACACGGAGCTTTCGGTACGGCTCGGCAATATCTATGAGAAGATAGAGGCGAACATAAAGAACGCGGACTTCGACGCCGTGAGCGAGGGGATTACCGTGAGGGGGCTTTCGACGAAGGCCCTTTATTCGCCGGACGCGGCGGAGGTCGCAAACCTGAAGGTAAGCGTTAACGGGGCCGAGATAAGCGGGAACGTAAAGGCCGAGGACCTCCAGGATACCCCCGATTTTATGCTGGACATAGCAGCGAAGGGATACGAGATAAAGGACGTCGGGACCGTGAGCGTCGAGGCGAAGGGACGGGGCGGGTACGCCGGGCCCGGGGATATAAGGGCCGACCTCGGCATCGTCGTCCCCGAATCGGAGCTCTACGGGCAGAAGGTTTCGGGCAGGCTCGACGGCATAAAGATGTCGGGCACCAGGATCGACCTCGGGGACGGGAAGATAGTCACGGGGCCGGGGGAGCTCGAAATAAGCGGCGGAGCGGACATAAAGCGCATACTCACGAAGGAAGGCGAGAACTCCTTTAACGTAAATCTTAAGCTCAGGAACGTTAAGACGGCAGAGGTCTTCACCCTCCTCGAAGAGAAGGCCCATACACGGCCCGAGGGGATAAACACTCAGCTCGATGCGGTTTTGAACAGCGAAATAAAGGCGCGCGGAAGCTGGATCGAGCCCGATGACATGAAGGCATCGGCTGATATCGCGAGACTCGACATAAAGGGCTCCAGGGCCGGGGAGCTTAAGCTCACCGGAAAGGTGGATTACTCGCGGACCGCCCTCGGGCTCGACGTCAGGACCGTACTCAACAAGCTAAACCCCGGCGTCATAGCGAACAAGAAGGACCTTAACGGAAGCGTAACGACTGACCTCGCCGTGAAGGCGTCCGTGCCGCTGGAGGGCGACGTCGTACGAGGCATGCACGGAGCCGTCAAGGGGAGCATCAAGCCTTCACACATCTACAACCTCGATATTAAAAGCGGAAAGATAGACGTTACGTACGAGAGGGAGGTCCTTACGGCGAGGGCGCTCACGATCGACGGCGACGGGTTTAAGCTCAACGTGACCGACGGAAGGGGAGGAAGGAAGGGCGTCAACCTGGGGTACGAGCTCGAAGTTAAGGACCTCGCCCTTATATCGAAGTTCGCCAAGGGGACCGAGCTCGCGGGCTCGCTCGAGGCGAAGGGGCGCGTCGAAGGGGAGATAACGAATCCGAAGATATCCATAGACGGGGACGTGGACGGCTTCGAGATGAACGACAACATAAAAGCCGAGACGATAACGATAACCGCGGAAGGGAGGCCCGATCTCTCGGACCCGGATATAAAGGCGGAGATAAACGCCGGGACCATATCGGTGGGCGAGAGGGAGTTCGAGAGCGTCGAGATCGACGCCGACAGCGAGGGCGGGAAGGCGATAAACGTGGACACGGTGATAACCGAGAACGACGACTTCAAATATATCGTCCACGCTGCGATAGACGATTTGACCGGAAGGAAAAAGCATATCGAGATATCGAAGCTCCTTTTAGACCTCGAGGATACGGAGCTCGAAAACAGGGAGAACATATCCCTGACGATAGCGCCGGATTCGCTCGTTCTGAGTTCGTTCAATCTTTATTACAACGACACTTCGGCGATTGCCGACGCGACTATATTCTACGACGGGAGCGTCGAGGCAAGCGTGAACCTGAAGGACCTCAGCCTGAACGACGTCGTGAAGGTATTCTCCCCGAAGGCCGAGGTGGAGGGCGCGCTGTCCGCCGACATAGACGCTTCAGGGACAATGACCTCGCCGCAGATGAGGGCGAAGATAAACATCGGAAACATCGTGTACAAGGATTTTAAGAACGACGATATCGATCTCGATGTTTCGTACCTGGAGCAGAACCTGACGCTCAAATTCGACATTACGAACGGGGGAGCGTCGATACTGCAGGCGAGCGGGAGCTCGAACGTCGATCTTAACCTGAAGGAGCCGGGAGGAAATATCGAGACCGCGCCGTTTAACCTGACGGTTACGTCGAGCGGGGTGGACCTGAGCCCGCTTTCGACGCTCGTGCCGGAGGTGGAAAAGTCCACAGGGGTTCTGGTCGTCGATTTAAAAGCGAGCGGGACGCTCGGGAGGCCCGTCGCGAACGGCCAGCTCTCGATGAAGGACGCAATCTTTAAAATCAAGTCGCTGAGGAACGAGCTCAAGATTGAAAGCGCGCTCGTCGAGATGAACGGGCAGAAGGGATTTTTGAGAGAGCTCGTCGTTCATTCGGGGTCGAACGGAACGGGGAGCTTCACCGGCGAGATAGACATACCTGCCATGACCTTCGACCTGAAAGGCGACCTCAAGGATTTCCTGATAAGGCCGAAGAACATGGCCGGACGGCTAAGCGGAAATATAGACGTCGACGGGGAAGGTTCCAGAATCGCCCTCAAGGGGAGTCTCACGGTTTCGAGGGCCAGGATCACGATTCCCGAAACGGAGGAAAAGCAGGTCGAGGAGATCAAGTTCGTCGACGAGCGGGAAGACGAGTTCACGGTCCAGGCCGGCAAGCCTTCGGATTACTTCAAGCAGAACATTGCCATGGATCTAAGGGTGAGGATGAGGAGGAACAACTGGGTGCGCGGGCGCGGGGCGAACATAGAGCTCAGGGGAGACCTCGACATAAAGAAGGAATACGAGCAGGACATGAGGATAGTCGGGAACATAAGCACCATACGGGGGACGTACGAGAATTTCGGAAAGCTTTTCAGGATCGTCCAGGGGAACGTGAGCTTCTCGGGGACGCCCGATATTAACCCCTTCCTCGATATAAGGGCGCTTTACAGGGTTTCGGGGGTCGAGATATACATAAACATATCGGGGACCGCGAAGAAGCCCGTGGTCGAGCTTACGAGCGACCCGCCGATGTCGGAGACGGACATGGTTTCGTATATAGTTTTCGGCGCGCCGTCGGACCAGATAGGCGCGAGCGACAGGGCTTCCATACAGGGAGTGGCTTCGGGGCTCGCGGGCGGTGTGGCGGCGGCGCAGCTCGAGAAGATGCTCGGGAGCAAGTTCAAGCTCGATGTCGTCAGCATAGGCAGCGGCACCCAGGGGCCGGAGCTCGAGGTGGGCAAGTATCTGACCGAGGACCTCTACTTCGCCGTCGAAAGGCAGACCACGCAGTCGCTGGCGGATTCGACGACGATAACCCAGACCAAGGTAATCGTCGAATATACGATATTCAAGAACGTTTCCATAAACGGTGACATCGGCGGCGAGAATCCGGGCGTTGACGTGTTCTACAACTTCAACTACTAG
- a CDS encoding DMT family transporter, producing MVHMNSAALNIALLAFVIVTWGYSWILMKIGLGYAKPYTFAAWRCGIGAAALLAYVWWKGPKWPALRKLPDYLAVGFFQTTLLFGLMLLGMERITAGKTSVLLYTMPVWTILIVHFYLKDRLSPTKWIGVALGSLGILSILGFDVITQQDIKIFTGEIFVVGAAVSWAVANIWMKTRMAGEDIYTVSAIQMTLGTLLLLFIALPQGALDVRWTAYSVYILLFTGIIASAVDFTIWFYLIKKLDINITTFSSMLVPVLGLVFDWLMLGNPLDAGVIAGGIFILAGIYMVSRK from the coding sequence ATGGTTCATATGAATTCCGCGGCTCTTAACATTGCGCTCCTGGCCTTCGTCATAGTTACGTGGGGGTATTCGTGGATACTGATGAAGATAGGTCTCGGATATGCCAAGCCCTACACCTTCGCGGCCTGGAGGTGCGGCATAGGGGCCGCTGCGCTTCTCGCGTACGTCTGGTGGAAGGGGCCCAAATGGCCGGCGCTCAGGAAGCTCCCCGATTACCTGGCCGTGGGGTTCTTCCAGACCACACTGCTCTTCGGGCTCATGCTGCTCGGCATGGAGCGCATAACCGCCGGAAAGACGTCGGTACTCCTTTACACGATGCCGGTATGGACGATCCTTATCGTTCATTTCTATCTTAAGGACAGGCTGAGCCCGACGAAGTGGATAGGGGTCGCGCTCGGGAGCCTGGGGATACTCTCGATTCTCGGCTTCGACGTGATAACGCAGCAGGACATCAAAATTTTCACGGGCGAAATATTCGTCGTAGGAGCAGCCGTTTCGTGGGCCGTGGCGAACATATGGATGAAGACGAGGATGGCCGGTGAGGACATATACACCGTGAGCGCCATACAGATGACCCTCGGGACATTGCTCCTTCTGTTCATAGCCCTCCCGCAGGGGGCGCTGGACGTCAGGTGGACGGCGTACTCCGTATACATACTCCTCTTCACCGGCATAATAGCGTCGGCAGTCGACTTTACGATCTGGTTTTATCTCATAAAGAAGCTCGACATAAACATCACGACGTTCTCTTCGATGCTGGTGCCCGTGCTCGGGCTCGTCTTCGACTGGCTCATGCTCGGAAACCCGCTCGACGCAGGGGTCATTGCGGGAGGAATCTTTATCCTTGCCGGCATATACATGGTTTCCAGAAAATGA
- a CDS encoding electron transfer flavoprotein subunit beta/FixA family protein, whose product MKILVVVSQTQDTEAKIKVSSSGDSVDTSGMKWIMNPYDEFAVEEAIQTKEKHGGEVVIVSMGPARVVETIRQALAMGADSAIHIADDSFSDIDSFAVGKVIAGEIKKSGEFDVIFTGMKIIDEESGQVGVQIAEELGIPHVSLVSKVVDIDPAAKKAVCQKEIDGGHMVVEVQLPCLITCPDAMNEPRYASLPGIMKAKKKPLKEVAIGDINLEELGLTADSLGKAGARVRTVEIKVPEIQRKLKIIKGQDEPMVKGAEVENAAEELVKLLREEAKVI is encoded by the coding sequence GTGAAGATTCTCGTAGTTGTCAGCCAGACACAAGATACGGAAGCCAAGATCAAAGTATCCTCGTCGGGCGATTCCGTGGACACGAGCGGCATGAAGTGGATCATGAATCCCTACGACGAGTTCGCGGTCGAAGAGGCGATTCAAACCAAGGAAAAGCACGGCGGTGAAGTGGTAATCGTATCCATGGGCCCGGCAAGGGTAGTGGAGACGATACGTCAGGCACTCGCAATGGGCGCCGACAGCGCAATACATATCGCGGACGACAGCTTCTCCGACATCGACTCCTTCGCGGTTGGCAAGGTCATAGCCGGCGAGATCAAAAAATCGGGCGAGTTCGACGTCATCTTCACGGGCATGAAGATAATCGACGAGGAATCCGGCCAGGTCGGAGTCCAGATAGCCGAAGAGCTCGGCATTCCGCACGTCTCCCTCGTGAGCAAGGTGGTCGATATAGACCCGGCGGCCAAAAAGGCGGTCTGCCAGAAGGAAATCGACGGCGGTCACATGGTCGTCGAGGTCCAGCTCCCGTGCCTCATCACCTGCCCCGACGCCATGAACGAGCCCAGATACGCATCCCTCCCCGGCATCATGAAGGCCAAGAAGAAGCCGCTAAAGGAAGTCGCCATAGGCGACATCAACCTCGAAGAGCTCGGCCTCACGGCGGATTCCCTCGGCAAGGCCGGGGCCCGGGTCAGGACGGTCGAGATCAAGGTCCCCGAGATTCAGAGGAAGCTCAAGATCATAAAGGGGCAGGACGAGCCCATGGTCAAGGGCGCCGAAGTCGAGAACGCGGCCGAAGAGCTCGTAAAGCTCTTAAGGGAAGAGGCCAAGGTCATATAG
- a CDS encoding electron transfer flavoprotein subunit alpha/FixB family protein gives MSSEIWVVADLKIDGSIRQVTFEALSEAKAKLAGKFGGPVCGVLIGANVSSLAGELGKYGAEKVYVVENETLKDFNTEGYTIALSELIKKYQPAVVMTGNTVFGQDYFPGVAARVGAGVTMDAIEVEATDDKKLQIKRFSHSSKAIPTKLFLDHYPMMTTVRPNSFKAVEDPKTPEVINEAVAINPGDIKTKVIEIKAKESDRPELTEADRVVSGGRGLGSEENFKHVYELADILGAAVGATRAAVDAGYCPYDMQVGQTGKAVSPNLYIAIAISGSVQHFAGMGSSKVIVAINKDPEAPIFQKCDYGIVGDLFDVLPPFTAKVKSLISQS, from the coding sequence ATGAGCAGCGAAATCTGGGTAGTGGCAGACCTCAAAATCGACGGCAGCATAAGGCAGGTCACGTTCGAGGCCCTGTCCGAGGCGAAGGCGAAGCTCGCGGGTAAATTCGGCGGGCCGGTTTGCGGCGTGCTTATCGGCGCGAACGTATCCTCCCTCGCGGGCGAGCTCGGCAAATACGGGGCCGAAAAGGTCTACGTCGTCGAAAACGAAACTCTAAAGGATTTTAACACCGAAGGCTACACGATAGCTCTTTCAGAGCTCATAAAAAAATATCAGCCGGCCGTGGTCATGACGGGCAACACCGTCTTCGGGCAGGACTACTTCCCCGGGGTCGCCGCGCGCGTCGGCGCCGGCGTAACCATGGACGCCATAGAAGTAGAGGCCACCGACGACAAGAAGCTTCAAATAAAACGCTTCTCCCATTCGAGTAAGGCGATACCGACGAAGCTCTTCCTCGATCATTATCCGATGATGACGACGGTAAGGCCGAATTCCTTTAAAGCCGTCGAAGACCCGAAGACCCCCGAGGTCATAAACGAGGCTGTAGCGATCAACCCCGGCGACATCAAAACGAAGGTTATAGAGATAAAGGCCAAGGAATCCGACAGGCCCGAGCTCACCGAGGCCGACAGGGTCGTTTCCGGCGGAAGGGGGCTCGGAAGCGAGGAGAACTTCAAGCACGTCTACGAGCTCGCCGACATACTCGGCGCGGCGGTCGGCGCCACGAGGGCGGCGGTCGACGCGGGCTACTGCCCCTACGACATGCAGGTCGGGCAGACGGGCAAGGCCGTGTCGCCCAACCTCTACATCGCAATCGCCATATCCGGCTCTGTGCAGCACTTCGCCGGAATGGGCTCCTCGAAGGTCATCGTCGCTATAAACAAGGACCCCGAAGCACCGATATTCCAGAAATGCGACTACGGCATAGTGGGCGATCTTTTCGACGTGCTCCCGCCGTTCACGGCTAAAGTTAAGAGCCTTATTTCTCAAAGCTGA
- the murI gene encoding glutamate racemase yields MTNNSNKAPIGVFDSGIGGLTVVREIAARLPGEDIIYLGDTARVPYGTKSGRTVVTYSRNNAAFLVSKGVKMVVVACNTSSAVSLPSLTGEFAVPVVGVIEPGARKAAAATKTGRAGVIGTPSTIKSSAYKRALEAASPGITVYTQACPLFVPLAEEGWTEEDITELAAERYLASMRKSGIDVLVLGCTHYPLLKKTIRKTMGDGITLVDSAEETAREIEKVLAERGMLNPQTGPSSKRYYLTDVSDTFVSVAGRFLGEKIEKIEMVDITGAAV; encoded by the coding sequence ATGACAAACAACAGCAACAAAGCGCCGATAGGCGTATTCGATTCGGGCATAGGCGGGCTTACCGTCGTCCGGGAGATAGCGGCGAGGCTCCCGGGAGAAGACATAATATATCTCGGGGACACTGCGCGGGTGCCGTACGGGACAAAATCGGGAAGAACCGTCGTCACGTATTCGCGGAACAACGCCGCGTTCCTCGTGTCGAAGGGTGTGAAGATGGTCGTCGTCGCGTGTAACACCTCGTCGGCTGTGTCGCTCCCGAGCCTTACGGGGGAATTCGCCGTGCCCGTCGTAGGCGTGATAGAGCCGGGGGCGCGGAAGGCGGCCGCCGCAACGAAGACAGGGCGGGCGGGCGTCATCGGGACGCCGTCCACCATAAAGAGCTCGGCCTACAAGAGGGCCCTCGAAGCGGCGTCGCCGGGGATTACGGTGTATACGCAGGCGTGCCCCCTGTTCGTGCCGCTGGCCGAGGAGGGGTGGACGGAGGAGGACATAACGGAGCTCGCGGCCGAGAGGTACCTCGCGTCGATGAGGAAATCCGGGATAGACGTCCTCGTCCTCGGGTGCACGCATTACCCGCTCTTAAAGAAGACAATCAGGAAGACCATGGGGGACGGTATTACGCTAGTCGATTCGGCCGAAGAGACGGCCAGGGAGATCGAGAAGGTCCTTGCGGAAAGGGGCATGCTCAACCCGCAGACGGGCCCGTCTTCGAAGCGGTACTACCTTACGGACGTTTCCGATACGTTCGTTTCAGTCGCCGGAAGGTTCCTCGGTGAAAAAATAGAGAAAATCGAGATGGTGGATATAACGGGGGCGGCCGTTTAG
- the radA gene encoding DNA repair protein RadA, with protein MKRTRSVMQYVCQECGNPSPRWLGKCPECGSWNSYVEETVEKAKSPARRARTEGPRPISAISSDREARIPTGNGELDRVLGGGFVPGSVILVGGDPGIGKSTLALQMLNYVSERVSRGGAGEHRFLYVTGEESPVQVKMRAERTGVSSGDVYVLTETSVEAILQEMEKLAPEIVVIDSIQTMFTETFASAPGSVGQIRESTARLMQFAKSSGTAVFLIGHVTKEGTIAGPKVLEHLVDTVLYFEGGKDHPYRILRAVKNRFGSTNEIGVFEMLDSGLREVTNPSEIFLSERPYNASGSVVTPSMEGTRPILVEIQALVSPCGFGVPRRTTIGLDNSRVSLLLAVLEKRAGLQILGQDVFMNVAGGVKIEEPAIDLAICLALVSSFLNKPFDPGVAAFGEIGLAGEVRGVSHADMRINEARKLGFKKCVLPRINLDRLKPGDDSIALIGVDSVEGAVEEFF; from the coding sequence ATGAAAAGAACGAGAAGCGTAATGCAGTACGTCTGCCAGGAGTGCGGGAACCCGTCGCCGAGGTGGCTCGGGAAGTGCCCGGAGTGCGGGAGCTGGAATTCCTACGTCGAGGAGACCGTCGAGAAGGCGAAGAGCCCGGCACGGCGCGCCCGGACCGAGGGGCCGCGTCCGATTTCCGCGATATCGAGTGACAGGGAGGCGCGCATACCGACCGGGAACGGGGAGCTCGACAGGGTGCTCGGCGGGGGGTTCGTTCCGGGCTCCGTGATACTCGTGGGCGGGGACCCGGGAATCGGGAAATCGACGCTCGCGCTTCAGATGCTGAATTACGTGAGCGAGAGGGTGAGCCGGGGCGGCGCGGGCGAGCACAGGTTCCTTTACGTGACGGGCGAGGAATCCCCCGTGCAGGTGAAGATGAGGGCCGAGAGGACGGGCGTTTCGTCGGGGGACGTATACGTGCTGACCGAAACGTCCGTCGAGGCGATACTGCAGGAGATGGAAAAGCTCGCGCCGGAGATAGTCGTTATAGACTCGATACAGACTATGTTCACCGAGACCTTCGCCTCGGCTCCCGGAAGCGTCGGGCAGATAAGGGAATCGACCGCGCGGCTCATGCAGTTTGCGAAGTCGAGCGGGACGGCGGTGTTTTTAATCGGGCACGTGACGAAGGAGGGGACTATAGCGGGGCCGAAGGTCCTGGAGCATCTCGTGGATACCGTGCTTTATTTCGAGGGCGGGAAGGACCATCCGTACAGGATACTCAGGGCGGTTAAGAACAGGTTCGGCTCGACGAACGAGATAGGGGTTTTCGAGATGCTGGACTCGGGACTCCGCGAGGTTACGAACCCGTCGGAGATATTCCTCTCCGAGAGGCCGTATAACGCGTCGGGCTCGGTAGTGACGCCGAGCATGGAGGGGACGCGGCCTATACTCGTCGAGATACAGGCGCTCGTGTCGCCGTGCGGGTTCGGCGTCCCGAGGAGGACGACCATAGGGCTCGACAACAGCCGTGTGTCGCTCCTCCTGGCCGTACTGGAAAAGAGGGCCGGGCTCCAGATACTCGGGCAGGACGTGTTCATGAACGTCGCCGGGGGCGTCAAGATAGAGGAGCCCGCGATAGACCTCGCGATATGCCTCGCGCTCGTGTCGAGCTTTCTGAATAAGCCCTTCGACCCGGGGGTCGCGGCCTTCGGAGAGATAGGGCTCGCGGGAGAGGTGAGAGGCGTATCCCACGCCGACATGAGGATAAACGAGGCGCGGAAGCTCGGGTTTAAAAAATGCGTCCTCCCCCGCATAAACCTTGACAGACTCAAGCCCGGAGACGATTCTATTGCCCTTATCGGGGTCGATTCCGTAGAGGGCGCGGTAGAGGAATTCTTCTAG
- a CDS encoding carbonic anhydrase, producing MSEDEKEGKGKTPGQGGPGRIKDESFKLWGGLPRSRDPEGGRLKRPLSWQDALAELIDGNRRFIGTMKESTVERTPERRMEVADEQTPFAVILSCADSRVSPEIVFDQWIGDLFVIRIAGNIVNPPHYGILGSIEYGVATLGANLVMVLGHSRCGAVTAAVQAVETGVEFPGSIASIIDTITPAVRSAAKMPGDLLQNSVMENVRLSVKKIETASPILTPLIKSGTVRVVGGKYDLVTGEVTLYTDIDTPA from the coding sequence ATGAGCGAAGACGAGAAGGAAGGGAAGGGCAAAACGCCCGGACAGGGCGGGCCCGGCCGAATAAAGGACGAATCCTTTAAGCTCTGGGGCGGCCTCCCCCGCTCGCGCGACCCCGAGGGCGGGCGGCTGAAGCGCCCGCTTTCGTGGCAGGACGCCCTCGCCGAGCTCATCGACGGCAACAGGCGCTTCATAGGCACCATGAAAGAGAGCACCGTCGAAAGAACCCCCGAGCGCCGGATGGAAGTCGCCGACGAGCAGACCCCCTTCGCCGTCATACTCTCATGCGCCGATTCCCGCGTCTCGCCGGAGATAGTCTTCGACCAGTGGATAGGAGACCTCTTCGTCATCCGGATCGCCGGCAACATAGTCAACCCCCCTCACTACGGCATACTCGGCAGCATCGAATACGGCGTCGCGACCCTCGGCGCTAACCTCGTCATGGTCCTCGGGCACAGCAGGTGCGGGGCGGTCACGGCGGCGGTTCAGGCCGTCGAGACGGGCGTGGAGTTCCCCGGCTCTATAGCCTCGATAATCGACACCATAACCCCCGCCGTTAGGAGCGCCGCGAAAATGCCGGGCGACCTCCTCCAAAACTCCGTCATGGAAAACGTCAGGCTGAGCGTCAAGAAGATCGAAACGGCTTCCCCCATACTGACCCCGCTCATTAAAAGCGGCACGGTCAGGGTCGTCGGCGGAAAGTACGATCTCGTCACGGGCGAGGTCACCCTCTATACAGACATCGATACGCCGGCTTAA